The Deltaproteobacteria bacterium sequence CCGAACTTGTTCTCCTGGCCGGTGAGGAGCCGGTGAATGTTTTCCCGGTGCTTGTAAACGATTACGGCCGAGATGAGAAGACAGAGCCAGACGCTGTTTCGGGAGGGGGGGCCGAGCATCGCCATCAGGATGGGAAGCGCAAGGGCCGCGCAGAGCGAGCCGAGCGAGACGTACCTCGTGAAATAGACGATCAGCCCGAACAGCACGACGAGTAGGAAAGTTGTGACCGGCGACAGGGAAAGAACGACGCCAAGCGCCGTCGCCACACCTTTCCCCCCCTTGAAATTAAGGTAAACAGGAAACACGTGCCCCAGGAAGGCCGCCCCTCCCACGAGCGATAACCAGAGGTAGTTCTCCCCTACCAGCATGTAACCCAGCACCATCGGTAGGATCCCTTTCCCGGTATCAAGCAGGAGAGTGAGTACCCCGGCGGTCTTCCCGGCGGCGCGGGCCACGTTGGTCGCCCCGATGTTTCCCGAGCCCGTGTCCCGGAGGCTCACGTTCCGGTCGAACGCGCGGGCAACAAGGATCCCGAAGGGGACGGACCCGAGGAAGTACGCGAAAAGCACGAGCGAGCCGCCGCGAATCCAGGTACCGTCCATCAGGCCTCCGTAGTGTATTCCCCCCCGACCTTCCCGATTCTACATGATAAAATAAACGTCGTGAAACGGTTATCCCCCGCCGTGATCCTCCTGTTAATCGCCGCATTCTTCTTCCGCCCGCCGCATGCAGCGGCAGCGAAGGAAAAGGTTCCGCCGCAATCACGCGAACCGGCCGCCTACAGGCCGGCGACCGCCTGCGCCAGGTGCCATCCCGAGATTTACAAGACGTGGAAGGCCTCCCGTCACGCCTCCTCCTTCACGGACCCCGCGTTTCAGCTCGCCTACGACCGGATCCGCAGGAGCGGTTCCGGAAAATTTCCCATCTGCGAGCGATGCCACAACCCGGGCAGGTTCATTCTCCCCGCGAACGCGCCCCTCGCCGCCGTCTTCGCGCAGGAGGGGGTCACCTGCGATTTCTGCCACACCGTCGAGTCCGTGAACATCGAAGGTCCTTTCCCGCAGTTCGAGACGACCCCCGGGGTCATGCACGGACCCCGCGGCGGAGAGCCCGGGAAGACGGTTCACACGACGAAGTTCTCCGGGCTGCACGTCACCTCCGAGTTCTGCGCCGGCTGCCACGAGTACAAGAACGAGTTCGGCGTGACGATACTCGGAACTTACAGCGAGTGGGCCGAAAGTTTCTACCGCGGAACGAAGATCCACTGCCAGTTTTGCCACCTCCCGCAGATCTTCGACGCGAAATTCATCGCCGCCAGGGACAGAAGGAGTCCTCTCGACCACGGGATGACGGCAGGAAGCACCCGGGAGAGCCTCGCGCGCGCGATCGGCATGCGGGCCTCCCTCAAGGTATCTGGGAAGAAGGCAAGGCTTGCCGTCTCCCTGAAAAACGAGACGGTCGGGCACAAGACGCCGTCCGGCATACCGACTTCCAGGCTCCGCCTCGTCTCCACGCTGTACGACGCATCGGGGAAAGTCCTGGGACGGATGGAAGAGGTTTTCGAAAAGGTCGTCGGCGACGGCAGAGGGAACCCGATAGAAAAACCCGAACTGATATTCACCGCCGCGCGGGAAGTGCTGAAGGACAACCGCCTTGGGCCGAAAGAGACACGCGAGATCTCCCAGGTCTTCCCGCTGGAGGGATCGAAGCCCGCCACGGCGGACGTAGTGCTCCTCTACGAAGAACCGGTGCTTGACATCACGCCGAGACTTCGCATGATCGACATTCCCGTGGCGCGCGTCATCGTGCCTGCGAAAGCCGGGATCTCCGCGCCGCTCGTGGCGCTGATAGCGTTGGCCGCCGTGCTCATCCTGCTCGCGGTGGTTGTTTACGTGCGAAGGAAGGGATAGCTAACCCGCGGGTTAAGTTTCCTCGAGCTCTTCCCCGCGGGTGCGCGCGACGCCCGACTCGAACGCCGCCCGCTCCACGGCATCGGCCACTTTCCTGTGCATCTGGAGGTCGAGAATCGACGGGACAAGTTCGCCCGCTTCCGCACAGGCGCTTATCGCCTTGGCGGCCGCGATCTTCATCCGGTTGTTGATCTTCCGGGCCCGGGCGTTCAGCGCGCCACGGAAGAGACCGGGGAAAGCGAGCGCGTTATTGGCTCCCCGGCCGTCCGCGGCGAACGACGCCCCTGCGGCGCGCGCCTCATCCGGGGAAATTTCGGGATTGGGATTGGAAAGCGCCAGGATCACCTGCCCCTTGCGGATCGTTTCCTTCTTGATCAGGCCGGGGACGCCGGTCGTGCAGATCACGATATCGGACTGTTCCATGATTTCGGAAAGAGACACCGGTTTCCCGCCCTGCTTCCCGAATATTTCCTTCGCGGTCGGGTTGATGTCGGCGCCAAGCATCTTTCGGACGCCATAGGCCATCAGCAGCTTCGAAATCCCCATGCCGGCGGCGCCCAGCCCCACCATCCCCACGGTGTCGTTCTTCACCTGCATGCCGACGTACTTGCTGGCGTTGAGGAGCGCGGCGAGAACGACCGTCGCCGTCCCGTGCTGGTCGTCGTGCATCACGGGGATATCGAGCATCGCGTCCAGCCGGTCCTCGATTTCGAAGCACTCCGGCGCCTTGATGTCCTCGAGTTTTATGGCCCCGAAAGTGGGAGCGATCGCGGCGACCGTCCGCACGATTTCATCACTGTCCTTCGATTGAATGAGGATCGGGACCCCGTTGATACCGACCAGGGCGTCGAACAGCGCCGCCTTCCCCTCCATCACCGGCATGCCGGGGACGGCACCGATGTCGCCAAGCCCCAGGATGGCCGTACCGTTGGTGACGATCGCCACCGTGTTGCAGATGGCCGTGTAGTCGTAGGCAAGTTCCGGTTTGGCCTGGATCAGCTTGCAGACCTTGGCAACGCCCGGAGTGTAGATCTTGCGCATCACCGAGATGCTGTCGATGGGCATGCGGGCCTTGGTGGAGATCTTGCCGCCACGGTGCAGTTCCAGGACGGGATCGATGATGTCGGATATTATGACGCCCTCGACCTTGCCAACTTCCTCGAGCACGGTCTGGAGGTGGGCGTCGTCGTTCACGAAGACGGTTACGTCGCGGGTGTTGTACTCGAGGCCGTAGCCGACCAGCCGGATGTCCCCTATGTTGCCCCCCGCCGCGCCTATCGCGGAGGCGACCTTTCCGAGGAAGCCGGGCTGATCGAGGATCATCATCCGTATCGTCTTGACGATCTTGTCGATGCCCTTCTCTATCTGCATCCGGCCATCTTATCTTCGGGGAATCTTCTTTGTCAAACCGCCGCCGGAAAAGGTAAAATGTCGCCGATGATCCTCCATTGCGCCGCATGCTCGTCGCAGAATTTCGTCTCCGCGGAGCGGCTGGCCGTCGCGGAAATTCCGCCCCGTTGCTGGAAATGCGGGGAGCCGCTGCCGGAATGCGAAACCCCGCACGGAGCGGGAGAATCATACGTCACTGATCGGAAAACCGGGCCGGCAGGGGAAACGCATAATGCCTGAGATACGGGTTGCCGTGGCGGGCGTGGGAAATTGCGCCAGCGCGCTGCTTCAGGGGATCGAATTCTATCGGAACGCACCCGCGCACGCCGCGGAGGATTTCATACCAGGCCTGACTAACCGGGACCTGGGAGGATATCTTCCCGGAGACATCCGTATCGTGGCGGCGTTCGACATCGACCGGCGCAAGGTGGGCCGTCCCGTCGGGGAAGCCATTTTCGCGCCGCCTAATTGCACGAAACGGTTCGTGGCCGACATGCCGGCGGGAGGTCCTGTCGTCCTCATGGGACCCGTTCTCGACGGCGTGGCGCCGCACATGAAGGATTACCCGGAAGACCAGACATTCCTTCCGTCCGACGAGCATCCCTGCGACGTCGAGGCCGTTCTGCGCGAGTCGGGAGCGGAGATACTGGTCAACTACCTGCCTGTCGGATCGGAAGCGGCGTCCCGGTATTACGCGGAGGCATGCCTGGCCGCGGGCGTTTCTCTCGTGAACTGCATCCCCGTGTTCCTTGCCTCGGACCCGGCATGGGCGGAACGATTCCGCCTGCGGGGTATACCGATCGTCGGGGACGACATCAAGTCGCAGCTCGGCGCGACGATCGTGCACCGTGCGCTTGCGCGCCTTTTCTCGGAACGCGGCATACGCATCCGCAGGACGTACCAGTTGAACACCGGAGGGAACACCGATTTCCT is a genomic window containing:
- a CDS encoding inositol-3-phosphate synthase, which produces MPEIRVAVAGVGNCASALLQGIEFYRNAPAHAAEDFIPGLTNRDLGGYLPGDIRIVAAFDIDRRKVGRPVGEAIFAPPNCTKRFVADMPAGGPVVLMGPVLDGVAPHMKDYPEDQTFLPSDEHPCDVEAVLRESGAEILVNYLPVGSEAASRYYAEACLAAGVSLVNCIPVFLASDPAWAERFRLRGIPIVGDDIKSQLGATIVHRALARLFSERGIRIRRTYQLNTGGNTDFLNMLSRQRLQSKKISKTEAVTSVLTHSIPDEDIHIGPSDYVPWQKDNKLCFLRIEGEGFGGLPIEVELRLSVTDSPNSAGVGIEAIRLCRLGRDMGLAGPLLAPSAYFMKHPPVQLPDDEARRELEEFIADYRAWRISKGAAPTTRCTSPT
- the plsY gene encoding glycerol-3-phosphate 1-O-acyltransferase PlsY produces the protein MDGTWIRGGSLVLFAYFLGSVPFGILVARAFDRNVSLRDTGSGNIGATNVARAAGKTAGVLTLLLDTGKGILPMVLGYMLVGENYLWLSLVGGAAFLGHVFPVYLNFKGGKGVATALGVVLSLSPVTTFLLVVLFGLIVYFTRYVSLGSLCAALALPILMAMLGPPSRNSVWLCLLISAVIVYKHRENIHRLLTGQENKFGPPPP
- a CDS encoding NAD-dependent malic enzyme is translated as MQIEKGIDKIVKTIRMMILDQPGFLGKVASAIGAAGGNIGDIRLVGYGLEYNTRDVTVFVNDDAHLQTVLEEVGKVEGVIISDIIDPVLELHRGGKISTKARMPIDSISVMRKIYTPGVAKVCKLIQAKPELAYDYTAICNTVAIVTNGTAILGLGDIGAVPGMPVMEGKAALFDALVGINGVPILIQSKDSDEIVRTVAAIAPTFGAIKLEDIKAPECFEIEDRLDAMLDIPVMHDDQHGTATVVLAALLNASKYVGMQVKNDTVGMVGLGAAGMGISKLLMAYGVRKMLGADINPTAKEIFGKQGGKPVSLSEIMEQSDIVICTTGVPGLIKKETIRKGQVILALSNPNPEISPDEARAAGASFAADGRGANNALAFPGLFRGALNARARKINNRMKIAAAKAISACAEAGELVPSILDLQMHRKVADAVERAAFESGVARTRGEELEET